A single window of Vigna unguiculata cultivar IT97K-499-35 chromosome 1, ASM411807v1, whole genome shotgun sequence DNA harbors:
- the LOC114186072 gene encoding mitochondrial phosphate carrier protein 3, mitochondrial-like, whose amino-acid sequence MAISDSSSGRNSLIPSFLYSSSSKTLPLHRMLHSTAAAAAAAPSAPPANLDAGSRGIMIPSPSESRKIELYSPAFYAACTAGGILSCGLTHMAVTPLDLVKCNMQIDPSKYKNITSGFGVLLKEQGFRGFFRGWVPTLLGYSAQGACKFGFYEFFKKYYSDIAGPEYASKYKTLIYLAGSASAEVIADVALCPFEAVKVRVQTQPGFARGLADGLPKFVRSEGTLGLYKGIVPLWGRQIPYTMMKFASFETIVELIYKHAIPTPKNECSKNLQLGVSFAGGYIAGVLCAIVSHPADNLVSFLNNAKGATVGDAVSKLGLWGLFTRGLPLRIVMIGTLTGAQWGIYDAFKVFVGLPTTGGPAPAAAPAAAPDSGLAKA is encoded by the exons ATGGCTATCTCCGACTCTTCTTCTGGCCGCAACTCTCTCATCCCCTCCTTCCTCTACTCCTCTTCCTCCAAGACGCTTCCACTCCACCGTATGCTCCACTCCACCGCCGCcgcagccgccgccgcaccttCGGCACCGCCGGCAAACCTCGATGCCGGATCGCGTGGCATCATGATTCCCTCTCCTAGCGAGTCACGCAAGATCGAGCTGTACTCTCCCGCCTTCTACGCCGCCTGTACTGCCGGTGGAATCCTCAGCTGTGGCCTTACTCACATGGCCGTCACTCCTCTTGACCTTGTCAAGTGTAATATGCAG ATCGACCCTTCTAAGTACAAGAACATCACGTCTGGATTTGGGGTTTTGCTTAAGGAGCAGGGCTTCAGGGGATTTTTCCGTGGTTGGGTGCCTACCTTGCTTGGTTACAGTGCCCAGGGTGCTTGCAAATTCGGATTCTACGAGTTCTTTAAGAAGTATTATTCTGATATTGCTGGCCCAGAGTATGCTAGCAAGTACAAGACCTTGATTTACCTTGCTGGTTCCGCTTCTGCTGAGGTTATTGCTGATGTTGCTCTTTGCCCCTTTGAGGCTGTGAAGGTCCGTGTCCAAACACAGCCTGGCTTTGCTAGGGGTTTGGCAGATGGGCTCCCAAAATTTGTGAGATCTGAAGGAACCTTGGG GCTGTACAAGGGAATAGTGCCTTTGTGGGGACGACAGATTCCAT ACACAATGATGAAGTTTGCTTCATTTGAGACCATAGTGGAGCTTATCTATAAGCATGCCATTCCTACACCAAAGAATGAGTGCAGCAAAAACCTGCAACTCGGTGTCAGTTTTGCTGGTGGATATATTGCTGGTGTGCTTTGTGCAATCGTGTCTCATCCTGCTGATAATCTTGTCTCTTTCCTGAACAATGCTAAAGGAGCAACAGTTGGTGAT GCGGTGAGTAAGCTTGGTTTGTGGGGTCTCTTCACCCGTGGTCTTCCCCTCCGTATTGTGATGATTGGAACTCTTACTGGTGCCCAATGGGGAATATATGATGCTTTCAAAGTCTTTGTTGGGCT GCCAACAACTGGTGGTCCTGCTCCTGCTGCTGCTCCAGCTGCAGCTCCTGATTCTGGGCTAGCAAAGGCGTAA